In Variovorax sp. J2L1-78, the following are encoded in one genomic region:
- a CDS encoding MFS transporter, translating to MNRKLWLLAACQGLFLTNNVTFIAINGLVGLSMAPRAWMATLPVMGYVVGGALSTGLVARTQQRYGRRRSFQIGLGVAFAAALLCALAAVSRNFWLLTLATVIAGYYNANAGLYRFAAAELTPPEGREKAVSIVMAGGLIGAVAGPNLASATRDLLAVPFAGAYLALACVALLAMAVMHFIAFPAVPAAQRANGGRPLREIVRQPVFAVAALSGALGFGVMNLLMAATPLAMQICSLPFPDVAFVLEWHVIGMFAPGFFTGHLIRRFGPLPAMGVGLVLQLGCIAVALSGVDLHRFLVALFLLGVGWNFLFTGSTTLSLGAYTPEERDRAQGALNFSVFATVAVTSLASGVLVTTQGWQWLNIGSLVPVAMIAAALLWLARRQAVARRAAATV from the coding sequence ATGAACCGCAAGCTCTGGCTACTGGCCGCCTGCCAGGGGCTCTTCCTCACCAACAACGTCACCTTCATCGCCATCAACGGGCTGGTGGGCCTGAGCATGGCACCACGCGCCTGGATGGCCACGCTGCCGGTGATGGGCTATGTGGTCGGCGGCGCGCTTTCCACCGGCCTGGTTGCGCGCACGCAGCAGCGCTACGGTCGCCGCCGGTCGTTCCAGATTGGCCTCGGCGTGGCCTTCGCGGCGGCGCTGCTGTGCGCGCTGGCGGCCGTCAGCCGCAACTTCTGGCTGCTGACGCTGGCCACGGTCATCGCGGGCTACTACAACGCCAACGCCGGCCTCTACCGGTTCGCCGCTGCCGAACTCACGCCGCCCGAGGGCCGCGAGAAGGCGGTGTCGATTGTGATGGCGGGCGGGCTCATCGGCGCGGTGGCCGGCCCGAACCTCGCGAGTGCCACGCGCGACCTGCTCGCCGTTCCCTTCGCTGGCGCGTATCTCGCGCTGGCCTGCGTGGCCCTGCTCGCCATGGCGGTGATGCACTTCATCGCGTTCCCCGCCGTGCCGGCCGCGCAGCGTGCGAACGGCGGCCGGCCGCTGCGCGAGATCGTTCGACAGCCAGTGTTCGCGGTGGCCGCGCTTTCCGGCGCATTGGGCTTCGGCGTGATGAACCTGCTGATGGCCGCGACGCCGCTCGCCATGCAGATCTGCAGCCTGCCGTTCCCGGACGTGGCCTTCGTGCTGGAGTGGCACGTGATCGGCATGTTCGCGCCGGGCTTCTTCACCGGGCACCTGATCCGGCGCTTCGGCCCGCTGCCGGCGATGGGCGTGGGGCTGGTGCTGCAACTGGGCTGCATCGCCGTGGCGCTGTCGGGCGTGGACCTGCACCGGTTCCTGGTCGCGCTGTTCCTGCTTGGCGTGGGCTGGAATTTCCTCTTCACCGGCAGCACGACGCTGTCGCTGGGCGCCTACACGCCGGAGGAGCGCGACCGCGCGCAGGGCGCGTTGAACTTCAGCGTGTTCGCGACCGTGGCCGTCACCTCGCTGGCCTCGGGCGTGCTGGTCACGACGCAGGGCTGGCAGTGGCTGAACATCGGCTCGCTGGTACCGGTGGCGATGATCGCCGCGGCCCTGCTGTGGTTGGCGCGCCGGCAGGCCGTGGCACGGCGCGCGGCCGCGACGGTCTGA
- a CDS encoding M20/M25/M40 family metallo-hydrolase, with protein MSAVFVRPSRLRRRFHRVPALLAGLCLAGAVQAQHFAPKAVADRTVRPEVRLAFKRLLAAPVVQRTLDAVRDDHLNTIDDLRLLTEIEAPPFKERQRAEAFLARLKALGLTDATIDGEGNVLGLRKGRGTGPTLLVSAHLDTVFPAGTDVRVREREGRLYAPGISDDTRGLTVLLSWLRVLNEQKVQTEGDLLFAASVGEEELGNLRGMKRIFAEHPEIDGMVGLEPAPDGSVLVAGTASRRHEIVFSGPGGHSFGAFGRVPSAVHGMGRAIAKIADLKTPSFPRTTFTVGTASGGTAVNVIAAEARMAIDIRSDAPTELRVLERRIFEAVDAAVQEENARARTDTLRATHRLVGERPGGRTPSDAVIVEAAVRANASVGLRTLLRGGSTDANVPMSLGIPAIVVGGGGQTGGFHALDEWIDLHEAWRGAQNSLLTVLSLVGVQRVSAPLLARRSAAN; from the coding sequence ATGAGTGCGGTCTTCGTCCGGCCATCGCGCTTGCGGCGCCGCTTCCATCGCGTGCCCGCCTTGCTCGCGGGCCTTTGCCTGGCAGGCGCCGTGCAGGCCCAGCATTTCGCACCGAAGGCCGTGGCCGACAGGACGGTGCGTCCGGAGGTCCGGCTTGCCTTCAAGCGGCTTCTGGCCGCGCCCGTGGTGCAGCGCACGCTGGACGCGGTGCGCGACGACCACCTCAACACCATCGACGACCTGCGGCTGCTCACCGAGATCGAGGCGCCGCCCTTCAAGGAGCGACAGCGCGCCGAAGCCTTCCTCGCGCGGCTGAAGGCGCTGGGCCTGACCGATGCCACCATCGACGGCGAAGGCAATGTGCTCGGGCTGCGCAAAGGCCGCGGCACCGGCCCGACGCTGCTGGTGTCGGCGCACCTGGACACGGTGTTCCCGGCCGGCACCGACGTGCGCGTGCGCGAGCGTGAAGGCCGTCTCTACGCGCCCGGCATCTCGGACGACACGCGCGGCCTCACGGTGCTGCTGTCGTGGCTGCGCGTGCTGAACGAGCAGAAGGTGCAGACCGAAGGCGATCTGCTGTTCGCCGCAAGCGTCGGCGAAGAGGAACTCGGCAACCTGCGCGGCATGAAGCGCATCTTCGCGGAGCACCCCGAGATCGACGGCATGGTCGGGCTCGAACCCGCACCCGACGGCAGCGTTCTGGTGGCCGGCACCGCGAGCCGTCGCCACGAGATCGTTTTCAGCGGGCCGGGCGGACACAGCTTCGGCGCCTTCGGCCGCGTGCCCAGCGCCGTCCACGGCATGGGCCGCGCCATCGCGAAGATCGCCGACCTGAAAACGCCCAGCTTCCCGCGCACGACCTTCACCGTGGGCACGGCGAGCGGCGGCACCGCGGTCAACGTCATCGCGGCCGAGGCCCGGATGGCGATCGACATCCGCTCAGATGCACCGACCGAACTGCGGGTGCTCGAGCGCAGGATCTTCGAGGCAGTCGATGCCGCCGTGCAAGAGGAAAACGCCCGCGCCCGCACCGACACGCTGCGTGCCACGCACCGATTGGTCGGCGAGCGCCCGGGCGGCCGTACGCCGAGCGACGCGGTGATCGTCGAGGCCGCCGTGCGTGCCAACGCCAGCGTGGGCCTGCGCACGCTGCTGCGTGGCGGCAGCACCGACGCCAACGTGCCGATGTCGCTGGGCATCCCGGCCATCGTGGTGGGCGGCGGCGGGCAGACCGGCGGCTTCCACGCCCTGGACGAATGGATCGACCTGCACGAGGCCTGGCGCGGCGCGCAGAATTCGCTGCTCACGGTGCTGAGCTTGGTGGGCGTGCAGCGGGTGAGCGCGCCGCTGCTGGCCAGGCGGTCCGCCGCCAATTGA
- a CDS encoding YidB family protein, whose product MGLLDSMLGQVLGGSQGGQGDLAGALGGLLGNSGGPEGLGGLVSKFEQAGLGDVIGSWIGKGENAPVSGGQLNEVLGSDAVSAIAGKLGISPGMLLPMLATLLPSLIDRLTPNGQIPEQGVGTNEELLSSLSGLLQKR is encoded by the coding sequence ATGGGATTGCTCGACTCGATGCTCGGTCAGGTGCTCGGCGGCTCGCAGGGCGGGCAGGGCGATCTCGCCGGTGCGCTCGGCGGCCTGCTCGGCAACAGTGGCGGGCCGGAAGGGCTCGGCGGCCTGGTCTCGAAGTTCGAGCAGGCAGGCCTCGGCGACGTCATCGGCTCCTGGATCGGCAAGGGCGAGAACGCGCCCGTCTCCGGCGGCCAGCTCAACGAGGTGCTCGGCAGCGACGCGGTCTCCGCCATCGCCGGCAAGCTGGGCATCAGCCCGGGCATGCTGCTGCCGATGCTGGCCACGCTGTTGCCGTCGCTGATCGATCGGCTCACGCCGAACGGCCAGATCCCCGAGCAGGGCGTCGGCACCAACGAAGAACTGCTGTCCTCGCTGAGCGGCCTGCTGCAGAAGCGTTGA